Below is a genomic region from Puniceicoccales bacterium.
CGGTCAATACAAATGGATTTTTTTCGGATTTTTCCTGACCATAGCAGTGATAGCATTTATGAGCGTACGTGATTTTCTGTGTGTAAGGGGCCTGGCTGTTTTGGTTTTGTTGATATCCAATGAACTCTTGAAAGCGGCCTATATGTGTGAGCAGAAATCTAAACTATTGATGGTATCCTTTTTATACCTGGCGATTACGACAGCCATATACCTGGGTATTGTTCCCTATAGGTTTAGAGATTTTATCGACTGGCTGTTTAAAAATGATTGGTTGCCAAAATTTGTTGGCTTGTTGTCATTTTTGTATGGTGGAGTAATTTTATATTTTATTAAATGGTAAGTCCTATGGATTGGTTTAATGTCCTAGAATGTCTTAGAAAAGAAGTTATCGATGTTGCTAGCAAGATCGATGAATTTCAAGGATTTACTGATCCTGAAGTCAGGCTTGCCGAGGCTCAATTTGGCGATTTGCAGGTCAATGGTGTCTTGCCCTTTGCTAAGAAAAACGGAATGAATCCAAAGTTGTTAGCAGAGAAGCTGATGGATGCATTTATACGCAATGACCATAGAAGGTACTTTGCCGTTGAAGTATCCGATCCAGGGTTCGTAAATTTCAGGCTGACGTCCAATTTTTTCATAAACTGGATGTCGAACAATGCGGATGCTAGTAGAATCACAGCCACATCGGCTAATTTGTTCAAAGGTAAGAAGATAGTCATCGATTATTCTTCTCCAAATACGGCAAAACAAATGCATGTGGGCCATCTACGATCGATGATAATAGGCGAAGCCATTCAGAGGATGTTGAGGTTTTGCGGTGCGGATATCATAAGGGATAACCATGTTGGTGACTGGGGTACACAGTTTGGCATCCTATTGGCAGAGATGAAGGCAGGGAAAGTGGATCTATCGGCCTGCTCTCCGGAAGAGGTGTTGGATCTCCTGGAGGAAATCTATAGAAGTGGTAACGAAAAGGCAAAAACCGATGCTTCGTTTTTAGAAAAGGCTAGAAATGAGTTGGTGAAATTACAAGCCGGTGACAAAGAAAGTTTAGCTCTTTGGGAACAAATTAACAAGGTATCCTACAAGGCCTTCGAAGACATATATGAGGAAATGAATGTGGGATTTGACTATGTGCTAGGCGAGTCCTTTTATAGGGATAAGGTGGATAGGGTCTACGCCGAGCTGGAAGAGTCTGGCATTGCCGAGTATGACGATGGCGCACTGGTGGTTTTTCATAGAGAACACGAGCGTTTTAGGAAACAACCATTTATCGTTAAAAAATCCGATGGTGCATCAAATTATGCTACCACTGATTTGGCCACAGTGCTTTATCGTGTTGAGACATTGGATGCCGACGAGTTGATCTATGTCACAGATAGTAGACAGCAGGACCATTTCCAGCAACTATTCATGACCATCTCAAAGTGGTTCAGCCATTTCGACAGAAAAATTCCTGAGCTGCGACATGTATGGTTTGGTACGGTGTTAGGAGAAAATGGCAAAGCGATAAAGACCCGTTCTGGTGAGGCTGTAAAATTGAAGCAACTGCTCGATGAGGCCAAACGACGTGCCTATGCTGTGGTTAGTGAAAAAAATCCTGATCTGCCAGAGGAAGAGAAAAAGGAAGTGGCTAGAGTGGTTGGATTGGGTGCCGTGAAGTATGTCGATTTGTCGCAAAATAGGACCCATGATTACATTTTTTCCTGGGATAAAATGTTATCCTTTGATGGCAACACAGCTCCCTATTTGTTGTATGCCGTGGCCAGATTACGTGCCATTTTCAGAAAAATCAAAAACACTTCGGTGTTAGGTAATAGTGACAGGCCAATGACACCATTAACCACAAGGGAAGAACATTTTTTGTGTCGTAAAATTGTAATGTTTCCGGTCATGTTGCGCCAGGCAATTGAAGATCTAAGGCCTCATTTTTTATGTAATTATCTATACGAACTCGCCAGCGAGTTTTCAGTATTTTACAATCTGAATAAAATAATTAGCGAGGATTCCGAGGACTTTATCCGGCGGATGATGATTTGTTCTAGAGTCCTAGATATACTGGAAATTGGATTGGGACTACTTGGCTTGGAAACTCTTGAAAAAATGTAAATGTTGTTTTCCGAGGCAGTTGATAGATTTATGGCGTTTCTAAAACTAGAGAAAGGCGCCTCGAAGCATACCCTGGTTTCCTATGGAAGCGACCTGGCCTCATTTGGTAAATTTTTAAAAGATGATGTGGCCGTGCATTTAATAACCAGTGAATCCATATGTGACTGGCTAACCTCTTTGCATGCGAAAGGCTACAAACCATCGACCCTGTCGAGAAAAATTTCGATGTTGAGATCTATGTTTAGGTT
It encodes:
- the argS gene encoding arginine--tRNA ligase — protein: MDWFNVLECLRKEVIDVASKIDEFQGFTDPEVRLAEAQFGDLQVNGVLPFAKKNGMNPKLLAEKLMDAFIRNDHRRYFAVEVSDPGFVNFRLTSNFFINWMSNNADASRITATSANLFKGKKIVIDYSSPNTAKQMHVGHLRSMIIGEAIQRMLRFCGADIIRDNHVGDWGTQFGILLAEMKAGKVDLSACSPEEVLDLLEEIYRSGNEKAKTDASFLEKARNELVKLQAGDKESLALWEQINKVSYKAFEDIYEEMNVGFDYVLGESFYRDKVDRVYAELEESGIAEYDDGALVVFHREHERFRKQPFIVKKSDGASNYATTDLATVLYRVETLDADELIYVTDSRQQDHFQQLFMTISKWFSHFDRKIPELRHVWFGTVLGENGKAIKTRSGEAVKLKQLLDEAKRRAYAVVSEKNPDLPEEEKKEVARVVGLGAVKYVDLSQNRTHDYIFSWDKMLSFDGNTAPYLLYAVARLRAIFRKIKNTSVLGNSDRPMTPLTTREEHFLCRKIVMFPVMLRQAIEDLRPHFLCNYLYELASEFSVFYNLNKIISEDSEDFIRRMMICSRVLDILEIGLGLLGLETLEKM